A window of Leptospira hartskeerlii contains these coding sequences:
- a CDS encoding LA_2219 family laminin/E-cadherin/plasminogen-binding protein: MFHVSVFRTFLAGFAVLYCLSFISCISTGGATSHTPETPKGEVLPNPAGDSEEIIDEEGREVKISTTDPISFQSQSKDSSEYFRVHITSESYQVRQIRGSKYIRRKVDKGGDALISEELVKYNRINFNDDGIILVILNGNTGAVETIRFNTRVPRINNLAKIIQNDVTRWSMEHSEEKPVVTKYQIHYTIKLENKSNTTRDTVKEELRGEVKKR, translated from the coding sequence ATGTTTCATGTTTCGGTTTTCCGAACTTTTTTAGCCGGTTTTGCGGTTCTATATTGTTTATCATTTATTTCTTGTATTAGCACCGGGGGCGCTACCTCCCACACACCAGAAACTCCAAAGGGAGAAGTTCTCCCAAACCCGGCAGGAGACAGCGAAGAGATCATAGACGAAGAAGGTAGAGAGGTGAAGATCAGCACTACTGACCCTATTTCCTTCCAAAGCCAATCCAAAGATAGTTCCGAATATTTCAGGGTCCACATTACAAGCGAGTCCTACCAGGTTCGCCAGATCAGAGGATCCAAGTATATTCGTAGAAAAGTAGATAAGGGCGGAGACGCACTCATCAGTGAAGAATTAGTTAAATATAATAGGATTAATTTTAACGACGACGGGATCATCTTAGTGATCCTAAACGGAAATACTGGTGCCGTAGAAACAATCCGTTTTAATACTAGAGTTCCTCGAATTAACAACCTTGCCAAAATTATCCAGAATGATGTTACGCGCTGGTCTATGGAACATTCGGAAGAGAAGCCGGTGGTTACTAAATATCAAATTCATTATACTATTAAGCTGGAAAATAAATCCAACACGACTAGAGATACAGTGAAAGAAGAACTCAGGGGTGAGGTCAAGAAGAGGTAA
- a CDS encoding cation-translocating P-type ATPase — protein MPPIAEILYKGLSSQEASELLQKFGPNESKLKKTSFWRISLSILEEPMLSLLLACGFIYALLGDLEEAITLSIAVIAVISLTIYQKNKSEKALESLRKLSPLKAKVIREGRKIEIDSALLVPGDLVFLSEGDKVPADGYLVDGLNLHSDESLLTGESIPVLKEETDLNNQGPYSDFQKVYSGTKIVSGEGIFKVLFTGDLTSIGSIGKEMGEISESESPLQKEAKRFTTFFFLGALVISFFLIYGLGIRNGNWMHAILAALTFLMAVLPEEIPVVLSIFFSLGAWRISKSGVLTRKLNSIESLGAATVLCVDKTGTLTENQMKVKGLVSSGENSLFEFKTPEVAEEFHLLLEFSILASKKDPFDPMEKAIRELGIKLLYDTEHLHADWTLEKEYPLSPKLLALSYAWNSEEPGTFVIGTKGAPEAIFDLCHFSKEKTEAWEKITESYSLQGYRAIGVARSRIVNSSLPENQHDLEFEFLGLVLLEDPIRETVPSSVSECIQAGIRVIIITGDHAGTAKAVASKIGLEDHKESITGDELEKLTEEELDSKLDSVGIFSRIKPAQKLKIVRAFQKKGEIVAMTGDGVNDALALQAAHIGISMGKRGTDVAREASDLVLLDDNFSSIVKSVFLGRRIYENIQKSISYIVSVHIPIIGMSLLPAFTGDPIFFFPAHILVLELIIDPTCSIVFESLDLEKGDRYSSPRRKNSSLMTIPRFLLSFAQGAIVLISLLALYFWMKEKGIRENEIRSFGFIFLVVSNFSLMLTNLTHKGGFVSILRSLHSSVFWIFFLAAAALIASFQFEFSLRLFGFHKIELAWVFYSIGLGLISGLVWEIRKIRFFA, from the coding sequence ATGCCCCCAATAGCGGAGATTCTTTACAAAGGTTTAAGTTCTCAAGAAGCGTCCGAACTTCTCCAAAAGTTCGGACCAAATGAATCCAAACTAAAAAAAACATCCTTCTGGAGGATCAGTCTTTCTATCCTCGAAGAGCCGATGCTTTCCCTACTCTTGGCCTGCGGTTTCATCTACGCCTTGCTCGGGGATTTAGAAGAAGCGATAACACTTTCTATTGCAGTGATCGCGGTTATTTCTCTCACCATCTACCAGAAGAATAAATCCGAAAAAGCTCTGGAGTCTCTTCGAAAACTTTCTCCATTAAAAGCTAAGGTGATCCGAGAAGGAAGAAAGATAGAAATCGATTCTGCACTACTTGTTCCGGGTGATCTTGTCTTTTTATCGGAAGGAGATAAGGTCCCTGCCGACGGATATTTGGTAGATGGATTAAATCTACATTCGGACGAATCTCTTTTAACTGGAGAATCCATCCCTGTTCTAAAGGAAGAAACAGATCTAAACAACCAAGGACCATATTCTGATTTCCAAAAGGTGTATTCTGGAACAAAGATCGTTTCAGGAGAAGGCATCTTTAAAGTATTATTTACCGGCGACCTCACCTCAATAGGCTCTATTGGAAAGGAAATGGGAGAAATTTCCGAATCGGAAAGTCCCCTCCAAAAAGAAGCAAAAAGATTCACTACATTCTTCTTTTTGGGAGCCTTAGTAATTTCATTTTTTTTAATATATGGCTTAGGAATACGTAACGGAAATTGGATGCATGCAATCTTAGCTGCTCTAACATTCCTAATGGCAGTATTACCGGAAGAGATACCGGTAGTTCTCAGCATCTTCTTTTCATTAGGGGCCTGGAGAATTTCCAAAAGTGGTGTTTTGACGAGAAAGTTGAACTCCATAGAGTCCCTCGGCGCAGCGACAGTATTATGCGTAGATAAAACAGGAACCTTAACCGAAAACCAAATGAAAGTGAAAGGTTTAGTTTCTTCCGGAGAGAACAGTTTATTCGAATTTAAAACTCCGGAAGTCGCTGAAGAATTTCATCTACTATTGGAATTCTCAATTCTTGCATCTAAAAAGGATCCTTTTGATCCAATGGAAAAGGCGATCCGAGAATTAGGTATTAAACTTTTATACGATACGGAACATCTTCATGCGGATTGGACATTAGAAAAGGAATATCCACTTTCTCCTAAGCTACTCGCACTCAGCTACGCATGGAATTCGGAAGAACCTGGAACATTCGTGATAGGCACCAAAGGTGCTCCGGAAGCGATATTCGATCTTTGCCATTTTTCAAAAGAGAAGACCGAGGCTTGGGAGAAGATCACTGAAAGTTACTCTTTACAAGGATACAGAGCGATCGGAGTGGCAAGATCCAGGATCGTAAATTCTTCTCTTCCCGAAAACCAACACGATCTAGAATTCGAATTTTTAGGTCTGGTCTTATTGGAAGATCCTATTAGAGAAACTGTACCTTCTTCCGTATCGGAATGTATCCAAGCAGGGATCAGAGTTATCATCATCACAGGAGATCATGCGGGAACTGCAAAGGCTGTAGCTTCCAAGATAGGATTAGAAGATCACAAGGAGAGCATAACCGGCGACGAGTTGGAAAAACTTACGGAAGAAGAGTTGGATTCTAAATTAGATTCGGTAGGAATTTTTTCCAGGATCAAACCCGCTCAGAAATTAAAGATAGTCAGAGCATTTCAAAAGAAGGGAGAAATTGTCGCAATGACTGGAGATGGGGTAAACGACGCCCTCGCCCTACAAGCGGCTCATATCGGGATCTCCATGGGGAAAAGAGGAACAGATGTAGCAAGAGAAGCTTCGGATCTAGTATTGTTGGATGATAATTTTTCCTCCATAGTAAAGTCCGTATTTTTAGGAAGAAGGATCTATGAGAATATACAAAAGAGTATTTCTTACATTGTATCCGTTCATATCCCGATCATAGGAATGTCCTTATTGCCTGCTTTTACGGGTGACCCTATCTTCTTCTTTCCCGCGCATATTTTAGTCTTAGAGTTGATTATAGATCCTACATGCTCCATCGTTTTCGAATCATTGGATTTGGAAAAAGGAGATCGTTATTCCAGTCCAAGAAGGAAGAATTCTAGTCTAATGACCATTCCTCGTTTCCTTCTGTCATTTGCTCAAGGTGCAATCGTTCTGATTTCCTTACTTGCTTTGTATTTCTGGATGAAGGAAAAAGGCATTAGAGAAAATGAAATTAGATCTTTCGGTTTTATCTTTCTCGTCGTATCCAATTTCAGTTTGATGCTTACGAATTTAACTCACAAAGGTGGATTTGTCTCCATCTTGCGGTCCTTGCATTCCAGTGTATTCTGGATCTTCTTTTTGGCGGCTGCAGCGCTAATTGCAAGTTTCCAATTCGAATTCAGTCTTAGGCTATTCGGTTTTCATAAAATCGAATTGGCTTGGGTATTTTACTCTATTGGATTAGGGCTGATCTCCGGTCTTGTTTGGGAGATCAGGAAGATCCGGTTTTTTGCTTGA
- a CDS encoding thiol-activated cytolysin family protein: MKIVKNWIKPSVAVALTAGYLVSCSPNKSNLSGLLGLLGGSKQVEETGPGAFKIADAGELYTEPSYGQALSSSSKEAITPFPAGIPVPDSKTGHYSCTTTKWGASEVRSLVDRAILNQGSEVLYPGALLQGKFLEAGGYTPVTIPRSGGKIFLTGLKLSPNAVYSKELAQISASNIQQGIQDILSTDVVGTAADASFSVEQVYNENHLLFNLGLDARFSDVGLKVSLGIDNLGKKNYILMKFTQKFYDVNFEDPTLSTSVFRDGANFQDPEGQIAANNPPLYVSKVSYGRAVYFLLESEYTALQVKTALEVAWDPGILSAVSPVPPIGGEVSVTHEQVLDRTRIAYFVRGGNAGLALAPISAADSATPGSMYQAIRNFLANPEAANYSAANPGVPIAYTLNYLKDRSVAKMSYTTVYDQRDCEATYSENPQVFTAKLGKVDDKVRFLMDGQEFFSTNPEADVYTGPEINLNNAMSVGSEHEFTVELYNSNCFGTSLDIDLKLNGTVLRSRNLSRSVSTCGKQLTYKYKLNKITGAWSIIEENETAEM; this comes from the coding sequence ATGAAGATAGTGAAAAATTGGATCAAACCTTCTGTAGCTGTAGCTTTAACCGCGGGCTACTTGGTGAGTTGTTCCCCAAATAAATCCAACTTAAGCGGCTTATTAGGTCTTTTAGGCGGTTCTAAACAAGTGGAAGAAACCGGACCTGGGGCATTTAAAATCGCAGATGCAGGCGAATTATATACGGAACCTTCCTACGGACAGGCTCTTTCTTCTTCCAGTAAGGAAGCTATTACTCCTTTCCCGGCTGGTATCCCGGTTCCGGATTCTAAGACCGGTCATTATTCTTGCACCACTACTAAGTGGGGAGCTTCCGAGGTAAGAAGTCTCGTAGACCGGGCAATTTTAAACCAAGGCTCTGAGGTGCTTTATCCAGGAGCGCTATTACAAGGTAAGTTTTTGGAAGCGGGAGGTTATACTCCAGTTACCATCCCAAGATCCGGTGGTAAAATTTTCCTTACAGGTTTAAAACTTTCTCCTAATGCAGTCTACTCTAAGGAATTAGCTCAGATCAGCGCATCTAATATACAACAAGGGATACAAGATATTCTATCCACAGATGTTGTAGGAACTGCGGCAGATGCTTCCTTTAGTGTAGAACAAGTTTATAACGAAAATCATCTTTTATTCAATCTTGGATTAGATGCTCGTTTCTCCGATGTTGGCCTGAAGGTCAGTCTTGGGATCGATAATTTGGGCAAAAAGAACTATATTTTGATGAAGTTCACTCAGAAGTTCTACGACGTAAACTTCGAAGATCCTACTCTTTCTACTTCGGTTTTTAGAGACGGGGCTAACTTTCAAGATCCGGAAGGACAGATTGCCGCAAACAATCCTCCATTATATGTTTCTAAAGTGTCTTATGGAAGAGCCGTATATTTTCTTTTGGAATCGGAATACACTGCACTACAAGTTAAGACTGCATTGGAAGTTGCCTGGGATCCTGGAATTCTTTCTGCCGTTTCTCCTGTTCCGCCGATCGGCGGAGAAGTTTCAGTCACTCATGAGCAGGTCTTAGACAGAACTAGAATTGCCTACTTCGTAAGAGGTGGAAATGCAGGTTTAGCTTTAGCTCCGATCAGCGCTGCTGATTCTGCTACTCCAGGAAGTATGTACCAAGCTATTCGCAATTTTTTGGCGAATCCTGAGGCCGCAAATTATTCCGCTGCAAACCCTGGAGTGCCGATCGCTTACACTTTGAACTATCTGAAAGACAGATCCGTAGCTAAGATGAGTTATACCACAGTGTATGACCAAAGAGACTGTGAGGCTACTTATTCAGAAAATCCTCAGGTATTCACTGCAAAGCTTGGAAAGGTGGATGATAAGGTTCGTTTCCTAATGGACGGACAAGAATTCTTCTCTACGAATCCGGAAGCAGATGTTTATACAGGGCCTGAGATCAATCTGAATAATGCAATGAGTGTTGGTTCAGAACATGAGTTCACAGTGGAATTGTATAACTCGAATTGTTTCGGAACCTCTTTGGATATAGATCTGAAGTTGAACGGAACAGTATTAAGGAGCCGTAATCTAAGTAGAAGTGTAAGCACCTGCGGAAAGCAGTTAACTTATAAATATAAATTGAATAAGATTACCGGTGCTTGGTCCATCATAGAAGAGAACGAAACAGCAGAAATGTAA
- a CDS encoding antibiotic biosynthesis monooxygenase family protein, with amino-acid sequence MQKVLIDTFTVPKKAEEEFFNRVKVNRNLIKDLPGFIQDSAYIRENGPNEFQFVTVAIWENEEAISNAKKEVQSSYQREGFDMPGMLQRLGISIERGIFEPSKT; translated from the coding sequence ATGCAAAAAGTTTTGATAGATACATTCACAGTTCCCAAAAAAGCGGAGGAAGAATTTTTCAACCGAGTCAAGGTAAATCGAAACTTGATTAAAGACCTTCCCGGTTTTATTCAGGATTCAGCATATATCCGCGAAAATGGCCCGAACGAATTTCAATTTGTGACCGTAGCAATTTGGGAAAATGAAGAAGCAATTTCTAATGCAAAAAAAGAAGTGCAATCATCCTACCAGAGAGAAGGTTTCGATATGCCTGGAATGTTGCAGAGACTTGGTATCTCTATCGAAAGAGGGATTTTTGAACCTTCGAAGACCTAA
- a CDS encoding YgaP family membrane protein: MKFINSNFWDRAFRVILGTSLITWAFYIEDLYKLAIFAVGFVILATGIVGWCPIYSLFGWNTRTHSKKS, encoded by the coding sequence ATGAAATTTATAAATTCTAATTTTTGGGACAGAGCTTTTCGAGTAATCTTAGGTACTTCTTTGATTACCTGGGCTTTCTATATAGAAGATTTATATAAACTTGCGATTTTTGCAGTTGGTTTTGTAATCCTGGCAACAGGAATCGTAGGTTGGTGTCCAATTTATTCCTTATTCGGTTGGAATACTCGGACCCACTCCAAAAAATCTTAA
- the galE gene encoding UDP-glucose 4-epimerase GalE has protein sequence MKKILITGGAGYIGSHMNKYLHKLGVDTVVFDNLSNGHEKAVKWGKFFKGDLLNKADLDRVFSEHEFEAVIHFAALAYVGESVTDPQKYYINNVMGTLQLLEAMKNHGVKYFIFSSTCATYGAVTEVPILETTPQDPINPYGQSKLMIEKILADYSRAYDLKFVALRYFNASGSDLDIGEEHDPETHLLPIVIEKALGKRDSLTVNGNDYDTQDGTAVRDYIHVMDLAQAHYLGLEYLKEGGVSDFFNLGTGQGFSILEIIKTVEKVSGVQIPYKIGPRREGDPAKLIADNTKAKKILGWDPKFAKIEDIVSSAWEFHKNHSH, from the coding sequence ATGAAAAAAATCCTGATTACCGGTGGAGCCGGATACATTGGCTCCCATATGAATAAATATCTCCATAAATTAGGTGTGGATACTGTAGTATTCGATAATCTTTCCAACGGCCATGAGAAAGCAGTTAAGTGGGGAAAATTTTTCAAAGGAGATCTTTTAAATAAAGCGGACCTGGATCGTGTATTTTCAGAACACGAATTCGAAGCAGTCATTCATTTTGCTGCATTAGCATATGTGGGAGAGTCGGTTACTGATCCCCAGAAATATTATATAAACAATGTGATGGGTACACTTCAACTTTTAGAAGCGATGAAGAATCATGGGGTCAAATACTTCATCTTTTCTTCTACTTGCGCTACTTACGGGGCCGTTACGGAAGTTCCGATCTTAGAGACTACTCCTCAAGATCCGATCAATCCTTATGGTCAATCCAAGTTGATGATCGAAAAAATTCTAGCGGACTATTCGCGTGCATACGATTTAAAGTTCGTTGCACTTCGTTATTTTAATGCTTCCGGTTCCGATCTAGATATCGGTGAAGAGCATGATCCGGAAACTCATCTTCTTCCGATCGTGATCGAAAAAGCATTAGGAAAAAGAGATTCACTCACAGTAAACGGAAATGATTACGATACGCAAGACGGGACTGCAGTTCGAGATTATATTCATGTGATGGATCTTGCCCAGGCTCATTATCTTGGATTGGAATATCTGAAAGAAGGCGGAGTATCCGACTTCTTCAATCTTGGAACAGGACAAGGATTTTCAATTTTAGAAATTATTAAAACAGTGGAGAAGGTCTCCGGGGTGCAAATCCCTTACAAGATCGGTCCCAGAAGAGAAGGCGATCCTGCTAAATTAATCGCAGATAATACTAAGGCAAAAAAGATCTTAGGCTGGGATCCGAAATTTGCAAAAATAGAAGATATAGTTTCCAGCGCCTGGGAATTTCACAAAAACCATTCTCATTAA
- a CDS encoding NAD(P)-dependent alcohol dehydrogenase, translating to MKAIVYEKYGSSDVLQYKEVQKPAPKDNEILVKVRVASVNAADWRMMKADPFLVRFYAGLFKPKKISILGADVAGTVEAIGRNITQFRPGDEVLGDVFASGFGAFAEYKCGKEDEFVLKPSNISFEDAAALPLAGMTALHSLRDFGKIEAGQKVLINGASGGVGTFAIQLAKYFGAEVTAVCSTSKIAQAISLGADHVIDYMKEDFIQSEKKYDLIVGVNGYRSLSEYKSALNPKGKYVMAGGGTAQLFQALLLGPFISLIGDKKIIAASSQPNQKDLLFLSDLLKSGKIKSVIDRRYKLEEVPQAIQYVEEGHASGKVIITVKP from the coding sequence ATGAAGGCAATTGTATATGAAAAGTATGGATCTTCTGATGTACTTCAATATAAGGAAGTTCAAAAACCTGCTCCTAAGGATAATGAGATCCTTGTAAAGGTAAGAGTCGCTTCTGTGAATGCTGCTGATTGGCGTATGATGAAAGCGGATCCTTTTCTTGTCCGGTTTTACGCAGGTCTTTTTAAACCTAAAAAAATTTCAATCTTAGGTGCGGATGTTGCCGGAACTGTAGAAGCTATTGGAAGAAACATTACACAATTCCGTCCGGGTGATGAAGTGTTGGGAGATGTTTTTGCAAGTGGCTTTGGAGCCTTTGCAGAATACAAATGCGGTAAAGAAGATGAGTTTGTTTTGAAACCGTCTAATATTTCCTTCGAGGATGCAGCGGCCTTACCTTTAGCTGGAATGACTGCTTTGCATTCTTTAAGAGATTTCGGTAAGATAGAAGCAGGACAAAAAGTTCTGATAAACGGAGCATCTGGTGGTGTAGGAACATTCGCTATACAACTTGCGAAATATTTCGGGGCAGAAGTAACGGCTGTTTGTAGCACTTCTAAAATAGCACAGGCTATATCTCTTGGAGCCGACCACGTAATCGATTATATGAAGGAAGACTTCATCCAAAGCGAAAAAAAATACGATCTAATCGTCGGTGTAAATGGATATCGTTCACTTTCGGAATACAAGAGTGCTTTAAATCCGAAAGGTAAATACGTTATGGCCGGCGGTGGAACAGCTCAGTTATTCCAAGCCTTACTTTTGGGACCGTTCATTTCACTAATTGGTGATAAAAAGATAATCGCTGCTTCTTCTCAACCGAATCAAAAGGACCTTCTATTTTTATCAGACCTACTGAAATCAGGAAAAATCAAATCCGTAATTGATAGACGCTACAAATTGGAAGAAGTTCCACAAGCAATCCAATACGTTGAAGAAGGTCACGCTAGTGGCAAAGTAATTATTACAGTAAAGCCATGA
- a CDS encoding cytochrome c has product MKRILKMIGTTIILLPVLGIGFLYFKFPNAEPAPEISAGSSPERLQRGKYLANHVSACMDCHSIRDWSKFSGPLIPETMGEGGEVFDQKLGFPGSFIAPNITPSALDRWTDGEILRAISSGINKEGNPLFPVMPHPAYGQMDQEDLISIVAYLRSLDPIEKKNPNSKSDFPFNLILRTIPNPAKFGKLPDRQDKVAYGKYLFIAAACTECHTKQDKGKPIAGMELAGGFEFPLGNGTKVISANITPDKETGLGNWTEAQFIKKFKSMELPKYKPHSIKEGEFQTIMPWTMYAGMTEEDLAAMFAYLQTVPAIQNKITN; this is encoded by the coding sequence ATGAAAAGAATTTTGAAGATGATTGGGACAACAATCATCCTTTTACCAGTATTGGGTATCGGATTTTTATACTTTAAATTTCCGAACGCGGAGCCAGCACCTGAAATTTCCGCGGGAAGTAGTCCCGAACGTTTACAAAGAGGGAAGTATCTCGCGAATCATGTATCCGCCTGTATGGATTGCCATTCGATTCGAGACTGGTCAAAATTTTCAGGTCCATTAATCCCGGAAACAATGGGAGAAGGTGGAGAAGTTTTTGATCAAAAGCTTGGATTTCCGGGCTCCTTTATTGCGCCGAATATTACTCCAAGCGCACTGGATCGTTGGACAGATGGAGAAATTTTAAGAGCGATTTCCAGCGGGATCAATAAAGAAGGAAATCCATTATTTCCAGTTATGCCTCACCCGGCATACGGACAGATGGACCAGGAAGATCTAATTTCCATCGTTGCTTACTTAAGAAGTCTAGATCCGATTGAAAAAAAGAATCCTAACTCTAAATCGGATTTTCCATTCAACTTGATATTAAGGACAATTCCTAATCCCGCGAAATTCGGCAAACTTCCAGACAGACAAGATAAAGTGGCTTACGGAAAATATCTATTTATAGCGGCTGCATGCACAGAGTGCCATACGAAGCAGGATAAAGGGAAGCCAATTGCAGGTATGGAACTTGCCGGAGGGTTTGAATTTCCTTTAGGGAACGGAACTAAAGTTATTTCCGCAAATATCACTCCGGATAAGGAGACAGGACTGGGTAATTGGACTGAGGCTCAATTTATCAAAAAGTTTAAAAGTATGGAGCTTCCTAAATATAAACCTCACTCAATAAAAGAGGGAGAATTCCAAACAATCATGCCTTGGACAATGTATGCAGGGATGACGGAAGAAGATTTGGCTGCCATGTTCGCTTATTTGCAAACTGTGCCGGCTATTCAAAATAAAATTACAAACTAA
- a CDS encoding helix-turn-helix domain-containing protein produces the protein MKVETFLPRKNLQPYIRQFLIIESESGMQNKILPGSSLVISFRINGSISHKEENRERILPSSGITGLRRFPRLIEYSPKASTLLVIFKEGGAASFIREPIHTLFELNISLDHLISPKKVSETEEKLFQTKTNPEKISIVENFLISEWRGSKEDDLILNSIIRIRKSKGNLKIGDLLKGLPISRDSYEKRFREMIGTSPKQFSNLVRMRNIIDSYSSQITLTEVAQEAGYFDQAHFIKDFKTFTNETPKHFFKLSTPYW, from the coding sequence ATGAAAGTTGAGACATTTTTACCTAGAAAGAATTTACAACCGTATATCCGCCAATTCCTGATCATTGAAAGTGAAAGTGGAATGCAAAATAAGATCCTACCCGGGTCTTCTTTGGTAATTTCCTTTAGGATCAACGGAAGTATTTCTCATAAGGAAGAAAATCGAGAACGTATTCTTCCTAGCTCCGGAATTACAGGTTTACGCCGTTTTCCTAGGCTGATCGAATATTCTCCGAAAGCCTCTACTCTATTAGTGATTTTTAAAGAAGGTGGAGCCGCAAGTTTTATTAGAGAACCAATTCATACTCTATTTGAATTGAACATTTCACTAGATCATTTGATCTCTCCGAAAAAGGTGTCGGAAACTGAAGAAAAACTTTTTCAAACAAAAACGAATCCGGAAAAAATCTCTATAGTGGAAAATTTCCTCATCTCAGAATGGAGAGGATCTAAAGAAGACGATCTAATTCTAAATTCTATCATTAGGATCAGAAAGTCTAAGGGAAATCTAAAAATCGGGGACTTATTGAAAGGATTGCCGATCAGCAGAGATTCTTATGAAAAAAGATTTAGAGAAATGATCGGAACCAGCCCTAAACAATTTTCCAACTTGGTAAGAATGAGGAATATTATAGATTCTTATTCTTCTCAGATCACTTTGACAGAAGTTGCTCAAGAAGCCGGATATTTCGACCAAGCGCATTTTATCAAAGACTTCAAAACTTTTACGAACGAAACTCCTAAACACTTTTTTAAACTTTCCACCCCATATTGGTAA
- a CDS encoding ion transporter — protein sequence MKIDRYIIKTIMKTSIEYVFIISLGILLIFLDEIEFAGLEIKYLILILAGFKSSYFFIKGFRRISEFSGLDLKYYEFLVFIAFNISVIVLSFGFDFLCIYKTDLSSFSGIPQNLGYPSLFFKFVYFSLMIFTNIGIIKIVPESTEAEILVIFEAILSFITIIFILSDFLSLKESLSGSSSKKGDLS from the coding sequence ATGAAAATCGATCGTTATATTATTAAAACCATAATGAAAACATCTATTGAGTATGTATTCATTATATCTTTAGGAATACTTCTCATCTTTTTGGATGAAATCGAATTTGCAGGTTTGGAGATCAAATATCTGATCCTGATATTGGCCGGTTTTAAATCTTCTTATTTCTTTATCAAGGGTTTCAGAAGGATATCCGAATTTTCCGGATTAGATCTAAAATATTATGAATTTCTGGTATTCATCGCGTTCAATATTAGCGTAATCGTTCTATCTTTCGGGTTTGATTTCCTTTGTATTTATAAAACTGATCTGAGTTCATTTTCCGGAATTCCCCAGAACTTAGGTTATCCTTCCTTATTTTTTAAATTTGTATATTTCAGTCTGATGATCTTTACCAATATAGGGATTATCAAAATTGTCCCGGAAAGTACAGAGGCGGAGATCCTCGTAATTTTCGAAGCAATTCTATCCTTTATCACGATCATTTTTATTCTTTCCGATTTTTTAAGTCTGAAAGAGTCTTTGAGCGGTTCCAGTTCTAAGAAGGGAGATCTCAGCTAA